acgggggggggggagtgctggagagatggcttagtggtaaaggcacttgcctgcaaagccaaaggacccaggtttgattccccaggatacacattagacagatgcacaagggggcacatgcatctggagttcgtttgcagtggctagaggccctggcacacccattctgtctgtttcctctctctctctgcttaaaaaaatttaagtaattctaataaattaattttaaaaaaattaagaagttgGTCATTGATGTTCTAGAGAATCATCTACTAGAGAATGCTGAGGCACGGAGCCTGTGAGGGCCTCCTTCACAGTGGGCCTGACCCAAGTCTTTATAAGGTTGAGTATTCAACTGTGTGGAATGATTCAGTGGACCCCATCCAAATAACATTGGCAAATAATTAACTTTATAGAAACAAAGCACTGCCTCAAAACCCAATTCAGTAAATCTTAGTCTTTGAAAGGGTCAggcaatttttatttgtttgtttgtttgtttttcgagttagcatctcactctggtccaggctgacctggaatttaactatgtagtctcagggtggcctcgaactctcggcgatcctcctacctctgcctcccgagtgctgggattaaaggcatgcatcaccacgcccggctaggggCAGGCAAATTCTGATCAAAATTGGGCACATACtcattttagaaaaatttaaaaatatgtaaaaatgaaaagCCCAATTTgtaatacattttttgtttgtctgtttttgtttttccaggtatggtctcgctctagcccaggctgacttggcattcactatgtagtctcaggctggcctcgaacttactgcgatcctcctacatttgccgtccaagtggtaggattaaaggcatgtaccaccatgcccggctaggaatGGAATTTTAATAGTAACAAAATTTCATGTGACACTTATTATGATTAATTCTGTATCGCGAATCCATttgacagaaaaggaaaatattggCTCTCAAAGTCAAGGAAATGGGCAAAAGAAATTCGCTCTGTGAAAAACAAACACAGGTGACCTCTGTAGATAGTCTTAGAGACTGACTAAATAAAGGGCAAGGGGAGAACCTGGGGATGCTGAAGCAAGTAGCATACGGCTTCTTCAAAGTATTCCATTTCTAAGGTGTTGGGCACCTTGGGGAGATCTTCAAAGTCATAATAGGCCACAGCCATTACGGCAAAGCCATGGCCAGCCAGAAGACTGGCTCGATATTCCAACAGGCCTCCTCCAACGCCATAGATATCAATGATCCCTGGAAAGGGTCCACGTCCTAGAAAGGAAGTATTAGAAGGGGAAGGTGTTAGGCAAGTGAAAGaatcttctttttctcttagaAACCTTTCTTGATTATTTAGTGGGTTTCTATAAATCAGACAAGAAGATAGATCCCCATGGCACTTCTGAAAAGGTAAGTACTTTGGAAGTAGAAAAATCCAATGCAGCataattgtgtgtgcatgtgaacgtGCGTGTACAGTGTGTGGTATAGTATGTATATgtggtgcatgtacacatgtatgcaggtgtgcacaccctatgtgtacacatgcatgtggaggccactggAGGACATCAGCTGTccatccagctttttaaaatgtgttctggGAAGTTAGAGCCTGATGGTCTCTGGCCTGTGGGGCCGTCATGCTTAACCAGTtaagtgctcttaaccacagaGTAACTTTATATTGATGATGTCACCTGAGGTGACTCTATACATTATTCATATAGTTGTGCAAATCAGTTGTAAGGCAGGTAACAAAACCTATGGACATCAAAATTTTTCAATGTGATCCATTAACCCCGACCATGCCAGCTTCTCTGCATGTGCCAGACAGCCAAGCCCaagacagcagcaagaaagcGGGGAGTGGGggagcccggggggggggggctggagctacggcttagtggttaaggtgcttgcctgcgaagcctaagggacctaggttcgattttccaggttccacgtaagccagatgcacatgtggtgcatgcgtctgggtttcattcgcagtggctggaggctcactctttctttcctctcttaaaaaaataaaaaagtaaaaaacactggggctggagagatggcttagcagttgaggtgcttgcctgcaaagccaaaggacctcggttcgattccccaggacccacataagccagatgcacaaggtggcacatgtgtctgtagtttgtttgcagtggctggaggccgtggcatgccccgttctctctctctctcactctttccctcaaataaataataaaatatttttaaaaagtaaaagtaaagaaaacaaaaacaaaaaaagagtaagggAATGAAGcaagcgctcgggaggcagaggagcacTGCGAGTTcaagactccctagtgaattccagatcagcccgggctCGGGCGGGACGCTACCTGCAAAAGGACTCAGGACACCGACAAGTCCCGGGAAGCTCCCCAACCGCAAGCGTCTCGCCCGCCCGCGCTCCCGGGGGCGGCGCGGGTCTCACCTGGCGGCAGGAAGAGCGTGGCGCGCACCCGGCCCGCGCGCACCGGCACTCGCCGCACCCCGGGCGGCAGGAAGCGGCGCTCGAGCACCGCGCGCGCCAGCGGCCGCCCGGCGTCGGGCTCGTGGCCGTCCAGCGCCTCCAGCTCCACGGCGAAGGGCGTGCGCACGTCCCGCTTGAGCAGGCGCCACGAGGGCCGCTCGGCCTCCAGCGCCCAGAGCAGCCCCATGGGCTCGAGCCCCGCGAAGCTGCCGCCCAGCGCGGGCGCGCGCGCCAGGTCCAGCTCGCCGCCGGCGTCGGCGCGGTAGCGCGCGTGGGCGCGGAAGCGCGCGCCCTTCTCGTCGCGCAGGGACGCGCGCAGCGTGACGGGCTGCCCGGGGGCCAGGCCGCGCACGGCGATGCGCACGGGCTCGTCCCAGCCGCGGGGGCCCGCGGGATCCACGCTCAGCGTCGCCGACATGCCGCCCTCGGGAGCCCGGTGAGCGACGGAACTTGGCGCCAAAGCGGTCGGTAGCAGAGCCCACCTGCTTGGGGTCTGGAGCTTCTAGAATCCCGCCCCCCAGACAGCTCTGAAGCCAATGGAACCAGGTTGCTGCTAGGGGGCGGGGCGCAAGGGGCCGTCCGAGGTCTGGCCTTGGGCATGAACTGGCCCTGAGGATTCTGCCTGTCACCTCCTCCGTTCTTGGAAAGAAAAACCGATGGTGACATCAGCCGTGAAGATCAAGCCAAAGTCCAGCCCTTCCGtggatggcacttgcttgcatactAGGCCGCCAAGGTTCAAGTCACCCACGTGTCATCCAGACGCTTTTAAAGCTTCTTTGCAGTGGTCAAGAGATCGTGGTCGtgtaaacaaaaacttttatttttaaagcttttaacgGAGCATAACTACCTTAGACAAGTTTGGCTACTATTGAATGCCTGAGATCAGTTAGTTTATGAAAAACAGATTATTTCTTAAGAGTTCCGGATCCTAAGAAGTTCAAGTGGGAGAGGCTCTGCTGTGTCCTCCTGTGgctgagaagaaaaagaatatgccAGAAAGGTGCTGGAGGCTTGGGTTGTATCTTAGAGTAGTGTGTATGCTTAGTACATGCCAGGCTAGGCCTGGGATTCAATCCTTAAtaccactttaaaaaatacagaaaacactccccccagacacaaaatggcctggatatccatgacctcacagtgcctgacactacctacacaagaccatcataagaggaggaaaagatcatgacatcaaaataaaagagactgtttgacatggggagggaatatgatggagaatggaacttcaaaggggaaagtggggggagggagggtattaccatgggatattttttataatcatggaagatgttaataaaaattgagaaaaaatacagaaaacaatccaggcatggtggtccacgcctttaatcccagcacttgggaggcagagaaaggaggatcgccatgagtttgaggacaccctgagactccatagtgaattccaggtcagcctgagccatagtgagacccaaccttgaaaaaacaaaaaaaggggagaGGTCTAGAGGGATGACTCaccagttgaggtgtttgcctgcaaagccaaaaacccaggtttgattccccaagacccacattagccagatgcactaggggttgcacacatctggagtttgtttgcagtggccggagggcctgatgtgcccattctctgtctccctctttctctgttaaataaataaaaataaaattttgaaaaaaaatacagaaaaactgtCTGGAGgcttaaatccttttttttttttttttttttaaatgatggtgGTTGTTTTAGCACAAACCTACTGGGGGGCTAATAAGGGTATTcacctttatctttttttgtgggggagggtttcgaggtagagtctttgCTCTAGtctgggctaacctggaatgcactacatAGTCTTGGGCTGTCCTTgaacctacctctgctttctgagtgctgggattaaaggcacatgccgtCCTGCCTGGCCTAATCTCTCTTAAAGATCCTATCCCTCAACACTGTGGCAGTGGGATTGTTTCCAATGCATCAGGTTTGAAGTACCCAGAGTACATTCACCCTACGTCCATATGTGCATATCCATGTAACTAAGCACACAGACTCAGAAAAGGATCATTACCAGAACCCATTCCTCCCCCTGCTGCAGGTCTCCCCCTTTCCCAAGGTACTTGTTGGTGTCACACTCCTTCAACAAATGCCTGGGACAAATGACTTATAGAGAGAAAGTGTTTATTTAGCTTCCAGTCTATCTGGCAGCCCTGTTTCTTGGGCTTCTGGTGAGGGCACTAGATGACAAAACCGGAGCATGCTTGTTGTGCACAAGCCGTGGAGCAGAGAGGACACACCTTCAATTCCCTAACAACTGTCAGGTTAAAACTGGCTGGTGGAGCCTAAATGTCCttcaactggtgagtggataatgaagatgtggcacatttatacaatggagttctactcagcggtaaagaaaaatgaggttatgaaatttgcagaaaaatggatggacctggaaaggattatactaagtgaggtaacccaggcccagaaagccaagcgccacatgttctctctcatatgtggatcctagctacagatgattgggcttctgcgtgagaatgaaaatacttggtagcagaggccagtaagttaaaaaggagacataaagggaagagaaaggaagggaggaggatacttaataggttgatattgtatatatgtaagtacaatgattgtgatggggaggtaatatgatggagaatggaatttcaaaggggaaagtgttgggggtggggagggagggaattaccatgggatttttttttataatcatggaaaatgcaaataaaaattaaaaaaaaaaataaataaatgtaaaaaaaaaaaaactggctggtGGGCCACTCAGCTAGAAGAAGCCAGTTCAGTCCGTAGTCAGTGTTGCCTCAATGAGGCAATTGAAGCACTTTAGGGTGATTGGGCCAGCCCGTCCCCTCATCGCCAAAGTAAAAGCAGGGACTGTCCTTGAGCCCGCCCTTGCATTCTCCACCTTGCTAAATGtcagagaagaatctggcttctccttatctcttgcctaaagaagTTAGCTGGATTtgcttttccataaacaaccccTGGGaaagagttcccctttcctagaattaaggcTCTTGGAAGGGCCAGGCTTAGTGGTGCatttcactgtgagttcaaggctagtctaggactacggagtgagttccaggtcagcctgggctagagtgagacccccccaaaaaagattctatggtggcgcacacctttaaccccagcgctcgggaggaggcagaggtaggaagattgctgtgagtttgaggccagcctggggctagatacatgcttccaggttagcctgagctagaatgaaactcgaCGTGAGAGCTTGTTAGGCAGTTCTAACAGGGGAAccacaagttttgttttgttttgtttttcaaggtaaggtctcactctagcccaaacagacctggaattcaccgtgtagtctcagggtggcgacaaactcacgctgatcctcctacctctgtctcctgagtgctgggattaaaggcgtgtgcctggcCCTGGACCAAAAACAGGGGAGGGGGTTGGGAAGGGGAGGGTcagggaaggtcgtcctcttccAGGGAGCGCGCAGCTTCGGGAcgaaggggacacccgcctagccagccagatcaaccGAATGAATCACGActgacagatgtcgcagccagatgGCCCTCATATtcaagaccctacttgaaaaaaaaaaaaaaattggaaaagagagagagaaacaaggctTGCAGCTGGGATCTGGGATAGCTAAACCCTAGGAAAGAGGAAGCACagagctgggtgggggggggggggacacaacaGAACAGTTCTGGCCAGGTTTTATCTTGTACCCCCATGAGCCCCTTCCTCTAGGAGCTCGGGCAAAGAACCATGGTCCTTTGCCTCTGGTGATCATCTGAACTGTTAAGTGTTTATACCTTCAATACATATTCCTGCAGCTAATGAATCTAATTGTAACAGACTGAATTGTGAAtaaaggtgggcttctcaaaaaGCTGCCTCTTACTCCAGGAAGGAGACCATCCCAGATCACCCTAGAGGTGGGCAAAGGGAGGAGAAATGATGATAGACCAAGACTGGAAGTcccccagggaaaaaaaaaaaaaagactgaaagtcCAGATACTAGAAGTAGCCTTTTATCCCTGCCCCTTGTCTGTTTACCCTCCACTCTGGAGGTTTTActtactttcatttaaaaaaaagaaaaactttttttaaattgacaacttccataattgtagacaatatcccatggtaattctgtccttccccccactttcccctttgaaactccactctccaccatgtcccctgccccctcccccatcattctccctttttattttgatgtcatcaccttttcctcctcttatgatggtcttgtgtaggtagtgtcaggcactgaggtcatagatgtccaggccattttgtgtctggaggagcacgttgtaaggagtcctacatgttatgcccagttctcggcgcccccagtgaccaccaaggagaaccacacacgtatgcaagggtaaggagctttatttcgggctgaAGCTCGGtgtcttgacttcaccaacacagtgggtccgtacaagagccctgagcagcaggggggcaggttttttatagggatttgaacaaagaagtagcgAGAAGTAGGAGAatagttacatgattggttgatttaagcagtaactgcatttgtgtttttctgataggct
The nucleotide sequence above comes from Jaculus jaculus isolate mJacJac1 chromosome 7, mJacJac1.mat.Y.cur, whole genome shotgun sequence. Encoded proteins:
- the LOC101616356 gene encoding peroxisomal succinyl-coenzyme A thioesterase isoform X1 — its product is MSATLSVDPAGPRGWDEPVRIAVRGLAPGQPVTLRASLRDEKGARFRAHARYRADAGGELDLARAPALGGSFAGLEPMGLLWALEAERPSWRLLKRDVRTPFAVELEALDGHEPDAGRPLARAVLERRFLPPGVRRVPVRAGRVRATLFLPPGRGPFPGIIDIYGVGGGLLEYRASLLAGHGFAVMAVAYYDFEDLPKVPNTLEMEYFEEAVCYLLQHPQVKGPDIGLLGLSLGADICLSMASFLKNISATVSINGSAFCANRPIHYKQTTIPALGYDLRRTKTTFSGILDILDVRNDIVGGCENPSMIPIEKAKGPLLFIVGQDDHNWRSDLYAQVASERLQAHGKEKPQIISYPGTGHYIEPPYFPVCLASLHTLVNKAVIWGGEVRAHSKAQIDAWKQILSFFGKHLGDTQNPRL
- the LOC101616356 gene encoding peroxisomal succinyl-coenzyme A thioesterase isoform X3, whose amino-acid sequence is MSATLSVDPAGPRGWDEPVRIAVRGLAPGQPVTLRASLRDEKGARFRAHARYRADAGGELDLARAPALGGSFAGLEPMGLLWALEAERPSWRLLKRDVRTPFAVELEALDGHEPDAGRPLARAVLERRFLPPGVRRVPVRAGRVRATLFLPPGRGPFPGIIDIYGVGGGLLEYRASLLAGHGFAVMAVAYYDFEDLPKVKGPDIGLLGLSLGADICLSMASFLKNISATVSINGSAFCANRPIHYKQTTIPALGYDLRRTKTTFSGILDILDVRNDIVGGCENPSMIPIEKAKGPLLFIVGQDDHNWRSDLYAQVASERLQAHGKEKPQIISYPGTGHYIEPPYFPVCLASLHTLVNKAVIWGGEVRAHSKAQIDAWKQILSFFGKHLGDTQNPRL
- the LOC101616356 gene encoding acyl-coenzyme A thioesterase 1 isoform X2, with amino-acid sequence MSATLSVDPAGPRGWDEPVRIAVRGLAPGQPVTLRASLRDEKGARFRAHARYRADAGGELDLARAPALGGSFAGLEPMGLLWALEAERPSWRLLKRDVRTPFAVELEALDGHEPDAGRPLARAVLERRFLPPGVRRVPVRAGRVRATLFLPPGRGPFPGIIDIYGVGGGLLEYRASLLAGHGFAVMAVAYYDFEDLPKVPNTLEMEYFEEAVCYLLQHPQVKGPRIGLLGISKRGELCLSMASFLKGITAAVIINGSVANVGGTLHYKDETLPPLGFSRDRIKVTKDGFADIVDVLNNPLEGHDQKSFIPVERSNTTFLFLVGQDDRNWKSEFCAHEASKRLQAHGKEKPQIICYPGAGHYIEPPYFPWSKAVPNDAFGSLVVGGEPKAHAMAQQDVWKQIQTFFHKHLGSEKRTMPVKL